A genomic stretch from Ictalurus punctatus breed USDA103 chromosome 2, Coco_2.0, whole genome shotgun sequence includes:
- the nudt6 gene encoding nucleoside diphosphate-linked moiety X motif 6 isoform X2 translates to MERVACPATQHTRLELQAKNMWKFPGGLSNPSENVGDTAVREVFEETGIRSEFRSLVSIRQQHHHPGAFGNSDMYLICRLAPVTYEINFCKHECLRCEWMDLAELAKISDAAPITSRIAKLLLFGLQNGFENIDLSMEELPAVYTGLVYQIYHRKIPERYK, encoded by the exons ATGGAGAGAGTCGCCTGCCCAGCTACGCAACACACCAGGTTGGAGTtgcag gCTAAGAATATGTGGAAGTTTCCTGGTGGATTGTCTAATCCTAGTGAAAATGTTG GCGACACTGCAGTCCGTGAAGTTTTTGAGGAAACTGGCATCCGATCTGAATTCCGATCTCTTGTGAGTATCCGTCAGCAGCACCACCACCCTGGAGCATTTGGGAATTCGGATATGTATCTGATATGCCGTCTCGCGCCAGTAACGTACGAGATCAACTTCTGCAAGCATGAGTGTTTACGTTGCGAGTGGATGGATTTGGCAGAACTGGCCAAAATTAGTGACGCTGCGCCCATAACGAGCCGCATCGCCAAACTGCTCCTGTTCGGACTACAAAACGGATTTGAGAACATCGATCTAAGCATGGAGGAATTGCCTGCTGTATACACCGGATTAGTCTATCAGATTTATCACAGGAAAATTCCGGAGCGGTATAAATAA